One Amblyomma americanum isolate KBUSLIRL-KWMA chromosome 8, ASM5285725v1, whole genome shotgun sequence DNA window includes the following coding sequences:
- the LOC144101006 gene encoding uncharacterized protein LOC144101006 gives MGNKTSYRCHLRAADNATKWTPSTSTHAEAQAVIEKRIATLPHRLRLSCTRSRERPVCQLLGHLDACNDLLWHLGLQLREDERDDLGDLRLVVPSTFTRMWVQESACLAINLLTLLFTQHRCLVHVELTEDIVKRRFLRQYLTSSPGVRRVHVCCYGRMTRLVERIDELVFELIPAVEQLEELVFRPRGIIIPYPVTTDMLCLDWPDKLTTIDIAELKLNGPTATRFITRLKEINTLTRLAVGHEVKSLPSFTWYLTKKNSTLKVLALRSVHTCDLAITKRLVSAISTMTTLEELIQVSVEFPSPQKMAMFAEVVARNRTVRSMTFTDPWTLCERGMLDYLCRPKTNCQGTGEVRLPALKQYCVQRSMTIDFYNLQESDCHSFFRALAADKTLMKVTVFNLATEGDLRETCRIIRDCGLERRVLIKSIYVDSTSVPELADCPEVSAVSLSACTRDMDLSKAMGVLGSCVHLTSVCLDMDERFFDGTFHGSLSEFIEGAANLRELRLTLDARFSAEIHLGHRVAQSTLVKAISSNTNLTTVTLRGFYLAESDCRMLAEAAVRGPFLHHLEVDCHKGNLLFLRHLARAVNCSYNLLHVQVPYCNEADQEHFAVQEATRRNSSLVIRAARFVMGDETRYSVRALEFVRRHPKLAEMVEDRAAVSSSEAKEMIRRALSSIYDVNGFMRAAGVIKERVECYTRNDGEKQLDELDDDCWSHLRKYLKVADVLEPPL, from the exons ATGGGCAACAAAACCAGCT ATCGATGCCATCTGAGGGCTGCTGACAATGCCACAAAGTGGACTCCGTCAACATCGACGCATGCGGAAGCACAGGCTGTCATCGAGAAAAGGATCGCGACTCTTCCACATCGTCTTCGGCTTTCGTGCACTCGGAGCCGGGAGAGACCGGTCTGTCAGTTACTGGGGCACCTGGACGCCTGCAACGATCTCCTCTGGCACTTGGGGCTCCAGTTGAGAGAAGACGAGAGGGATGACCTCGGAGACTTGCGGCTCGTGGTGCCGAGCACGTTCACGAGAATGTGGGTGCAGGAGTCCGCGTGCCTTGCCATCAACCTGCTTACGCTGCTGTTTACGCAACACCGATGCCTCGTCCACGTCGAGCTAACCGAGGACATCGTCAAACGCCGTTTCCTGAGGCAGTACTTGACCAGCAGCCCCGGTGTGAGGAGGGTGCACGTGTGTTGCTACGGTCGGATGACCAGATTGGTAGAAAGAATCGACGAACTTGTTTTCGAGCTAATACCAGCAGTAGAACAGTTGGAAGAGCTCGTCTTTCGTCCAAGAGGCATCATCATACCTTACCCTGTGACGACGGATATGTTGTGTCTCGATTGGCCTGATAAGCTTACAACCATCGACATTGCAGAGCTAAAACTGAACGGGCCAACAGCCACCAGGTTCATCACACGCCTCAAAGAGATCAATACCTTGACCAGACTTGCTGTTGGGCATGAAGTAAAAAGTCTCCCGAGTTTCACCTGGTACCTGACCAAAAAGAACTCGACGCTCAAGGTACTTGCTCTCAGATCAGTGCATACTTGTGATCTCGCAATAACCAAACGCCTAGTAAGTGCCATTTCCACGATGACAACGCTAGAGGAGCTGATTCAAGTGTCCGTAGAGTTCCCGAGCCCCCAGAAGATGGCTATGTTCGCTGAGGTGGTTGCCCGGAACCGAACCGTGCGCAGCATGACCTTCACAGATCCGTGGACGTTGTGCGAGCGGGGAATGCTGGACTATCTCTGCCGACCTAAAACCAATTGTCAGGGAACAGGCGAAGTGCGGCTCCCCGCCTTGAAACAATATTGTGTCCAGAGATCGATGACCATAGACTTTTATAACTTACAAGAATCAGACTGCCACTCTTTCTTCCGCGCACTGGCGGCAGACAAGACCCTCATGAAAGTCACCGTTTTCAATCTTGCGACGGAAGGTGACCTGAGAGAAACCTGCCGCATTATTCGTGATTGTGGTCTCGAGCGTAGGGTGCTAATCAAGAGCATTTATGTGGATTCAACCTCAGTGCCGGAACTCGCGGACTGCCCTGAGGTGTCAGCCGTTTCTCTGAGCGCGTGTACACGGGACATGGACCTTTCAAAGGCGATGGGTGTCCTCGGCTCATGCGTGCATCTTACCTCCGTCTGCTTGGATATGGACGAGAGATTCTTCGACGGCACTTTTCATGGCTCACTGTCCGAGTTCATAGAAGGGGCTGCCAACCTCAGAGAACTGCGGCTTACACTTGACGCCAGATTTTCCGCAGAAATTCACCTAGGTCATCGCGTTGCCCAAAGCACGCTGGTCAAAGCGATTTCTTCTAACACCAACCTTACCACGGTCACGCTCAGAGGTTTCTACCTGGCGGAAAGCGACTGCAGAATGCTCGCTGAAGCCGCTGTGCGCGGACCGTTTTTACACCACTTGGAAGTTGATTGCCACAAGGGTAACCTACTCTTCCTGCGACACCTGGCGCGAGCGGTCAATTGTAGTTACAATCTTCTGCATGTCCAGGTGCCCTACTGCAATGAGGCCGACCAAGAACATttcgcagttcaggaggcaacgAGGCGCAACTCGAGTCTGGTCATCCGGGCTGCTCGCTTTGTGATGGGAGATGAAACGAGGTATTCCGTGCGGGCTCTGGAGTTCGTGCGGCGACATCCGAAGCTCGCTGAAATGGTTGAAGACAGAGCGGCCGTTAGTAGCAGTGAAGCGAAGGAGATGATAAGACGAGCACTGTCCAGCATCTACGATGTGAACGGGTTCATGAGGGCGGCTGGCGTCATTAAAGAAAGGGTCGAGTGCTACACCAGGAACGACGGCGAAAAGCAGTTGGATGAACTGGACGACGATTGCTGGTCTCATCTGAGGAAGTACCTCAAAGTGGCGGACGTCTTGGAACCTCCGCTGTGA
- the LOC144102183 gene encoding uncharacterized protein LOC144102183, translating to MKTFAAFFMSAATLLHSAIGDSDYAQGGFNKGHVVVYKPDEAELTYKIPSQVRRVRPLWATNGRRRQRLLKNTVPSSPVVNRSPREDLAAMSISDIHRIAKDKLEPAVRQYYESGADQEQTLKENREAFNRLRFRPKLLVDVSHINTATTLLGRPVSMPVGFSPSAMHQLAHPDGEIGTAQAAEAAGTVMILSTLSTVALEDIRRSAPNCTLWLQTYLYKNRALTEALVKRAVNAGFSAIVLTSDSPVFGHKMKPAKYRFSLPRHLRLDNLARSMAEANAAARTAFDSFMDDLISPSVVWSDISWLRRVSGVPVVVKGVLTPEAAVNALRSGAAAIIVSNHGGRQLDGTPASIDALPAIAAAVGKRLEVYLDSGVRTGADVAKALALGARAVFVGRPVLWGLAYNGRAGVCTVLDIFRTELERTLKLLGCPDISVLSQEYVVHKNYYSSYHYFQLNNGHQALPLIGSS from the exons ATTCGGCCATAGGCGACAGCGATTACGCACAAGGAGGCTTCAACAAGGGCCATGTTGTCGTGTACAAACCGGACGAGGCGGAGCTTACGTACAAGATACCCTCGCAGGTGCGCAGGGTGCGCCCTCTGTGGGCCACGAACGGAAGACGACGGCAAC GTCTACTCAAAAACACTGTTCCAAGCAGCCCTGTGGTCAACAGGTCCCCAAGAGA AGACCTGGCCGCGATGAGCATATCGGACATCCATCGAATCGCCAAAGACAAGCTAGAACCAGCGGTCAGGCAGTATTACGAGAGTGGTGCTGACCAGGAACAGACGCTCAAGGAGAACAGGGAGGCCTTCAACAG GCTTCGCTTCCGGCCGAAGTTGCTGGTGGACGTGTCGCACATCAACACGGCGACGACCCTGCTGGGAAGGCCGGTGTCGATGCCGGTGGGTTTCTCGCCTTCAGCAATGCACCAGCTGGCGCACCCCGACGGTGAAATAGGAACTGCGCAAG CTGCCGAGGCAGCGGGGACAGTGATGATCCTGAGCACGCTGAGCACCGTGGCGCTGGAGGACATACGCCGCAGCGCACCCAACTGCACCCTGTGGCTGCAGACGTACCTCTACAAGAATCGGGCGCTCACCGAGGCACTGGTGAAGCGGGCCGTGAACGCCGGCTTCTCGGCCATCGTGCTCACCTCCGACTCGCCCGTGTTCGGGCACAAGATGAAACCCGCAAAGTACCGCTTCTCCCTGCCTAGGCACTTGAG GCTGGACAACCTAGCGCGCTCGATGGCCGAGGCGAACGCCGCGGCGCGCACGGCCTTCGACTCGTTCATGGACGACCTGATCTCGCCGAGCGTGGTCTGGTCCGACATATCCTGGCTGCGGAGGGTCTCCGGTGTGCCGGTCGTCGTGAAGGGAGTGCTGACGC CGGAAGCCGCTGTGAACGCCCTCAGGAGCGGAGCGGCGGCTATCATCGTGTCCAACCACGGAGGACGCCAGCTGGACGGGACGCCGGCATCG ATCGACGCCCTGCCTGCCATTGCGGCCGCGGTCGGCAAGCGCCTGGAGGTTTATCTGGACAGCGGCGTCCGCACGGGAGCCGACGTCGCCAAGGCGTTAGCCTTGGGAGCCCGGGCGGTTTTCGTCGGAAGGCCCGTGCTCTGGGGTCTGGCATACAAC GGCAGGGCAGGCGTCTGCACTGTGCTTGACATATTCAGGACTGAACTGGAGAGGACCCTAAAGCTCCTGG GATGCCCGGATATCTCGGTACTGAGCCAGGAATACGTTGTGCACAAGAATTACTACTCCTCCTATCATTATTTTCAACTCAACAATGGACATCAAGCACTTCCGCTGATAGGAAGCAGCTAA